Within Cololabis saira isolate AMF1-May2022 chromosome 14, fColSai1.1, whole genome shotgun sequence, the genomic segment acattttcttttagttaaaactgtagcggggacagatgtttagaggaacctatgtatgtaccgggtgaaggctgatttatggttccgcgttacaacaacgcagagcctacgccgtagccttacgcctacgccgtagcgtacggcgtaggctctgagcctacgccgtacgctgagcactgagctacatgtgtctcccgtctgggccattgcagactcattgcctgagcatgatgttactaaaaccaaacatacccgccatctctttcttctaactttacgtGCGCGGCGCAGCGCATTGTGtcacattaaatgtagtccgggcgtaatacctgctttgagctggtgaaattaaacgaaaaaaataaataaataaatagatcccccgactcattccctttcacactcattggcctgcaaatatgcgGGTTCATTGACACACcccttccacgtttaacgtgtaaaaaaaaaaaaaaaacactggcaaaatactggtcgcacgtgtgcgagtggacatgaaattcagtcgcacatactcaaattttggtcgcaaaatgcgagcatttggtcgcagtctggagccctgaatGTGCTGCTGATGTCACCTTTTATCAGTGTTGTTACCCTTGTATCTTCTCCAATCCTTATTTGGACACTCCAGATCTGCTCCAAGAGTTTCCCTTTAGGGTTTCTCCAAACAAACGTGTAAGTGGCAGTACTAAGTGCTGCCTGTGGGAAACCCTCCTTTCTGTAATTGAGCCACATGACAACCACATACTGCTCAACTGTGTGAAAGACGTTTCTGGCCAGGCACATTTATATGCTTCTGATTTGATATTTCCCAGCTCTCTCTTCGTGAGTGGGCCTGGATTCTCCAGCAGACTTTGCAAGAGAGCCCTCTACTCTTATTTCCGGCTGGTTGCAGAGCTGGGTGCCCGCAGCTCCCTACTGCAGCTTCCTACCTGCCACAGTGTCAAGGTATGGGAACCATCAGGGTTCACATTGAGAAGCCTGTCATGTGTTTTAAACTAATCATCATACATGTCTGAGCcagtcatcattttttttttgtagttaagCTTGATACTGTAAGTGCTTTCATTTGTCCCAGGTGGAGGCCAGCATGTACCAGACGGCTAAGGATCTGGTCAGGAAAAAGTTCCTGAGCATCAACGAAGGGCCGTGGAATTCAAAAAAGCTGGTGGACAGTTTCAGTGCTTGAACGCTCTTCGAAAAACTAGTTCTGTAAAAGTTCATCTCAGTTCCCCATGAGATTTAATTCATTGTTTTTCTGTGTACTTTGCATACCGGCTTGAGAAGTTATTCCTGCTTTATTCTGTTAAACACCAGAGTTTCCAGTTTGTGTAGGTgtttgagaaaaataaaaaataccctACTCAAGATCGTGCTGAAGGAGTCGTTCtgaaagagttgtgggtggaaaaaCTTTGCTTTAAGGCTTGAAGGATATAAAATGGGGATTATTTTCCCTGATGTGTCAAGCAACATGAAACAACATTGACCCTCTGTAGGCCTGTTGCCAGAAGCAGAGTCATTTGTGTTATTGTACCAACAACATTATGCATCCAGTTGTGAACCTGGAAAGGGCATTATGAACAggtaaataaagttttcttaaTTGGTGTTATTGTCATTGTATTATTTATGATTCATgctaagactttttttttaatagtttgcCCACAGGAAGTTCTGTCATCTGAGCAGCTGAAGAGCAAAACATGCCTGGTACTTGAGAGATGTAAGTTTTAGTCcactgttattagggcccgagcaccgacagtgcgaaggccctattgcagggatattcaactggcgACCCGCGGGCCACTTGCGGCCTGCCGGGAGTtcttatgtggcccctggtcatatttcaaaagggTGGGGGGGTAGTGTGGTCCCGATCGATCGGACCCGATAacgtcattttcattttaacatcggtatcggccaaaaatgtatcgggacatacctagttattaatgtttttaatatatattaaatcgttttatttgttgttgcatttaacgtcacttctgGCCAatcaacattttgaaaacccccaaattttccgcCTGCGCGCTTTGTGCGTGCACACAGTGTGGCCCTCTCCAAAcggtccttttgcagatgtggccccctgaataatctagttgaaAACCcctgccctattgtatctgtaggaattagttttctctcgtttttatttttcgacAAAATGAGggacttttttccccctgaaTGTGCCccacattttgcatgcaagccaggcctggtgataaattagatattaaatggtttgcattaatgggcgtggcctaatggctcaacagcgcaacCTAGAAAACtttatgcctcaagccccacaatacggtttgacgtacatgcacgaaaatcggtacacacctgtatcatgtcacgacttaaagaaaagtctcttggcgccatggcccaaacccaacaggaagtcggccatttttaatttaatcgtgtcattttggcgcaatttatgccatttcttcgcccaaaccgtaacgtgcacccagttgtgttatacatcaaaatgtgcgtctccatcctgcgacgatgggcattacttttctcagttaaaagcgttaccgtggcaacaatagacgccaaaaagcgcgccccccttcatctgattggtccatatttgatagttcctactttctgccataacttttgaatggttttacataaagagtcgtgggtggtgtcatcggacttaatTTTGAGTtcattgacttttattggtgaaaattgcacgcgcgagggcccgttcatcgctgcttgcagctttaatttttagttgtttttttttttatctcatttcAATGTCCACACTTCCCATATCTCGTAATATGACAATGATTGTGTAAATGGAATTATTTCAATAATAATTTAAtggaaaaatgtacaaaaatatacaaaatgaatagtttaaatcttaaatattagATCTACTTCCCGTTTTTGGATGTTTCAACAAACAAAATGTTGACATCCTTTTTGAATATTACTCTGGATATTTTAGCCAAGTCATGAAAATTAAAACCATTAACATGTTACATCAACACCAAActcaaaattaaattaaattgttATGTAACATGCCGAAACTACAAactgtttcctcccttctgTGCATAAACCAGTATGTAACGTGTGCTTATTTGGCCAGCGTTAGAATCATCTCCATGGGTCTGTTTGGTGTCATGTTGATACTTAACGCCACAGTTCTGTCTGTATAGACATGAGCCATGAACTGTTACTGCTAtacacattttaaacattcaatTTATTCAATTGAGATGGGTTCAATTTCACAACTCTTCACACATGTGCAATCACTAAAGCAGCAGAGACTAAATCATTCTGCATCATCCGCTGCTGATCATGCTAATGTTGTCTGATTTTACAAAGTGGAACTTGTACTCTAAATTACAGAATGTTTGGTCAAACAATACCGTACTTTTGCAGACTAAACACGCACTGATGCTTTTGCCATCTTAAAtatgtgatttttatttatttattttcctctcaCAAACTGTCTTGTACCACAGTTCATTGTCACCATAGCTCCACTCACCAGTTGCTTGGCAACCACTCCTCCTTGGAACCGAGGCAACCGCTCATGTCTTTATAATTACAGGCTCTTTTACAATATTTAGCAAGAAGAAAATCAACAATAGAACTGCATGAAACAACATCTAATGAAGCTTGTGCCTTGCAGATATATATGGCTCTACTCAACGTTGATTACATATCTCAGTGTGCTGTAGCAAAAGATGCTATGATTAGGTAGCTGCTAGGATTTTCAAGATCTTTGTAATGCACGGATGCGCATGCACTTGCAGTATTGTGTTGGTTTATCATTGTGTCTGCTCATCTAGCAAGTGATTTCTCCAGCCGGGCGCTGTATTTATCCCCCTGTAGGAAGCTCCTGCATCGGTGGGGCCTCTCTGGTCTCCAGGAATAGCCAAGCTGTTCACAAAAAGACCTGCAAGATAATTGAACATCTGTGAGCTTTTTAGCGGCATAAAAGACTAATCATTTTTACGGTGATTGAGAATATAGGGTGGGGAATTTGGGGTCAGACTTAAACTGTCCGAGGGTGAGCCAAACCTCTGAAGAAATAACCATCATGTCCTCTTAGTTATGTATAAAGCAGCTTCATTACAAAGTCTTGTAATTATCAATGTCAGCGCTGTCTCATTAAAGTTAGCAGTGACCTTCAGTGTGATTCTAGCAGCATGGGGCCGCCGTGTCTGAGCCTATGATCATCAGTGAACCAGGCTGAGAGTAAACTAgctgattttaaacttttaattgcAACCTTTAATCAATAGGTTAGGACAAAGGAATCCCTATGAGTTTAAGGCCAACACTTAATTGATATCTTTGTAATGTTTTAGAGCTGTGACGTGTCCATTCAAGACTGCAGGATTTTTACTTTGATAATTTATGTTAAAATTGCTTATGAAATGATGTGAGATTGCTTatgactagggctgggtatcgattcaaatgtcaagattcgattcttaagattcagaatcgattatcacgatccgattcgatattgatttggcttagtgttatttaaaatgttttttgagatgttgcctgaattataagACTGTAAAATAATAAGTTCACAaatattattgtgaaataactaagaaataaataactcaaacaggcctttcaatatccatttaaagtgcaaaaaaaagaaagaaattgcaacagttcatgcagtaaacaaatcattttagcttatctaatttattctgtcaccacgcacacatattgctaTGAAGCAccaggcatttttcagaagtgtcatgacaaactgtgtgtccgactactgggattaaagttcacctggtgaaaatgtaatgatggggaaaaattaaaaaaaaaaaatcgatctttagacataagaatcgatttttttaggaattaatatgagaatcgatttagaatcagaaaatcgatttttttcaacacaggcctgctTATGACTTTGGTTTTTTAAGCTTACTAAGTCAGCAGCTATCATAGTCTGCTGTGCTGGCTTTGGTTTCACGTTCTCACCCAGGTCTGGTCTCCGGCAGGACGAGTCTCTCTGACTGGAGTCAGAAGAAGCCGACGTGCTCTCGGTGGAGCTGGAGTTCACGGAGCGCATGGACAGCACCGATGCACTTGCAGGATTGTCTCTGGGTTTGGTCGTAACTCCCACTGATGCTGAGTTGCTCCACTCTGGGCAGAGAAGCCAGACACAGGTAACAGACGTTTAACTCACACGCAAGGAAGTGACAACATTAGGGCAACGCTGCTCTCACAACACCCCGATCCAGACAGCTGGCTGTTTATTGGAAGCAGTTTCACTCGGTGTCTCCAGTCCTGGTCCTGAGGACTCACTCATATACACGTCCTGGTTGTTTCACTGCATGTTTAGATGTTTCCAAtagacctggggccggattcaccaatatgttgttaagaaaaaaaaatcttcttaagtgtcatttttttcttaagttcagtcttaagaacttctttttggagaatatgacttcttctcttttttcttaagtattttctcaactttctacttaaaggagcttgaggccggattgaggcaggatttatgaaaaaaatttgtatacgttttaagttttctagtaataatgtcagatgaagcgttccaaacccaaaagaatgtttcctctagtgtatctctcctttgccttgaacaggctgtgtgctgcaaagtgtactgcaattccgggccggaatttcccgcgctgggctgcggatgtgacgtcacatgacgctgcatgcacgttctccccgttctcccgtgccggcttcactgttggctgcagtttccccgacggccgtcgtggtgaagggtggcgctagagagtgtcatttcttaaaaggagcctcaagctcctttaagtttcttcttaagaaaaaaagttctcaaatttgttcttgacttttttcttaactttaagacaaccttgacctgtcttaaaatgtcttctgtgaaaaggtaagactctaatatcacctttttcaacacattttagacaagtttagactcgtaggtcatagtttgaggatatactttgtaattaattacacaaagagcctgttaactgtttgttagcatggtagttaattattattgattttccccaatagtattttttttcacacattaatctcatccaccataaccttgaaattcctgcatctctttttctccttctccatgtttagtgagtgactgacggttaagaccaaactacctgtataaatgttgtttgttggcgcgtgcaatgcaattacatattttaagaagttcttaagtaggaaaaataagaattaaaaataagaaattcataagaaatgacagttcttaagatggttcttaagaaaatattgaggaattgcacttgaagaactttcttatgaacttcttaattttagatcttaagacatttcttgagattgttcttaagaacatattggtgaatctggcccctGATTCATACAAGTGTATCACCTCATCAGTTTCATATTAAGGCCTTTTTGCAAGTCTGTTAATGTGCTATTAATTTGAACCACGTGTTGGTGCAGTAGCCCACCCAGTCATACCTTTTTACTTCACAAAAATCATCACTTGTGAATGAGTCCGGGACCTTTCCATTCACTCAGATTCTACTGAGAACAGACGGAATCAAACCAGTTACAGCGGGGCAGGGCAGacgcttttctttttcttttttctttaacaaacAAGACGGATTCACCAATGTTCCTACTGTATCTCACTGCACGCCATTGCACATGTTTTGCACGTGTGTTTTGTTGCTACTGATGTGTTGGTACCAGAATGCTCTTCAATCCGGAAACTTCCAAAACACAGGTGAATCCTCCACTGTTTCCTCACGTTCTCCTTCATCAGACAGTGGAAGAGGAAGATAAACAGACCTGGAATAAACAGAAGTGTAATAATCTTTAGCTTTTGTGGAACTACAGTCATGTAAAGTAAAACAAAATGTTCACCCTCTCCCTCTTCTACGATTTATGGTAGTCATTACATGTTTTAAAATTGCTTTAATGAAGCCTCacatgaacaacaaaaacactctGAGATTGTTTCCACCTGCTTTTAAATCCTGATCAGGGTCAGGTTATTTAGTGTTATGTGATGAAACACAAAACCTCTTTTCCTCATATATCGTATATTGAATCAGGTATTGGCTCTCTTTCCTCCTTGCatacatttacatatatttCCTTGAGCCAGGCATTTTACCTCTAGATGTCTTAGGTGTGTATTTGCATTTTGCTATTTATGTTatgtatatttcttttttttaatgtatatctTTACGTAAATTGACTTTAAAGTGTAACTATGCAGGGAGCTTTAATGAGAGCTGTACATCAGCACTCAAACGCATAACAATACACCCAAAAGATTTCttccaagaaaaaacaaatagagatgaaacaaggaaaaaagctCTCTTACAGGATTGTTGAATCTCAGCAGATAGTCCCCTTCATTTGTTCAGTTCATGGGTTTGTGCTTTGTCATGaaatgttttgatattttttttgtcactAAATAACTGCAAATCTAACTTCTGGGTGAATATGACTAATTAAATTGTTTCAAAAAGAAATTAATTTAACTCAACAGATTTGTATGTGTTGCTGTCTAAATCAGCTATTAAAGGAACATGAAAACTTTAATCTGCAATCACATTAGATCACGGAAACAACCAGAAGGTCACCAGTACAGCTGCCAGTGATGGATCATGTCTATAAGAAcggtgtggcagggtgcgtgccacgggggcccgccgaaggatggagagacacgaagCTTGTGCATACCCTGTTTATTTCTTAATTAAACACCCAGATCACCCACACACAGTGCAGAAGCACAAagcatgacagcagctcctccgacctctttctgctctccagctctgcgttataaaggcaggccgggtggaggcgtggcagctactcaggtggatgggacacaggtgcgtgtcccgtcaacctctccacccggccacaaACGGAAAGGCCTTACTTGAGCTTGTATGGtagataacattaaaaaaagaaataaagaataacTCAATTTGACCAGTTCCCATGTTTTCTCAATGTTTTATGGATGCGATGTATGTTAAACACGTCAGTAATTGTGTCTGCAACAGGAAAGAGCGGGTAACCTTGCAAGGTGTTAAACCCAGCGAACAGGTAGAGCAGAACGATCCGTCCTGGTCCCCAGGTCAGGAAGCCCATGGTCCACGTTAGTCCCAGTAACAAGGTGAGACTGGCCACGGCCTTCAGGTCATGCATGAGCCCCCTCCGGGTCCCTGCAGGACTGTTCACCTGCATCTGGCGAATCTGAATCAGAACCACCACAAACACCTATGAAAAGAATCAAGAGAATGCTTAGATACGGCAGGCGGGTGTTAatatgcagaggtgtcttcagtattcacattcattacccaggtagaagtatagatactagagtttaaaaatactcctgtagaagttgaagtatcaactcaagttttttactcaagtaaaagtataaaagtactggtttcaaaactacttaaagtataaaagtaaaagcaatgtaagggggaaaaaagccattaaggacaaaagccattgaaaatgaatgtatcttagtataatgcaaatatattaaagaagcatatatgtgtactattgagcattaacatgtgtttcagagagcagcagatatgatgactagttgcctataagtattgtaatggtgcaaaaagtcaaacttcatgttcatgttatcatttatcctaacctttattggaatgtacatccaagtttagttgcaggaatctgagggaacggatgtaagaacaaaactggacaagaacatctgaaacaaccacaaccaaattcactctatccggacggagcaatttaactggatagtttttatttaaggcCGAAATAAagtagagtaacaaggctgtttttaaaatgtaaggagtaaaaagtacagataattgcgtgaaaatgtaaggagtaaaagtaaaaaagtcgtctgaaaaataattactccagtgaagtaaagataaccaaaatttctacttaagtaaggtaacgaagtatttgcacttcgttacttgacacctctgttaataTGTAAAGTATCCAGTGTGATTAGATGGCATTAAAAAGGGGAATCTGATGCAGGATCTATGTTATATGTCCTATTTATCAGCAAAGTTCTCTGAAAGTTATCTGCTTTAAACAAAATCAGGACAATACTTGAACAAAGATTAAGCGTGGGAATGGGCGGAGATGTTTTCTCAAACTTATTTACCCCAGTGTTGAGGAGAAGGACCATTGCAGCGTAGGAAACCACAGACGCATAAAACGTAACGTCGTCCTGGATCCAGCAGCTGATGGAGCAAAGCAGAAGCTGCTCCGGTTATCGTGGGTTGTTCTGCACCCCACAGCCAcataattaacttttttttttttttatatgtaaattacatttattacatttactGTGTTTCCCTGGGAATCAATGAAATAAAGTATCAGACTGTAGTGCAATAGGTTGCTGTACATCACACCTGTTCAGTTAAATAACACCAGATGCCTTTGATAGTACTGTTATTGGACATACGTCGGACAAATAAGCTTGAAATATGGTACTACAACCATAAAATACTGTTTAAAATAGTAATGCATGCATTGCATTAATCAATGATTAAGCTTGTGATTCATCAGCACCACTGTGTGGTGAGTAGGattttgcagcagcagcagcgttgCCTCTGCAGACACACAGTCTCATGTTTATGAAgacatgaaaaacatatacatggTGAATGCAAAACTTACAAGCTGTCGGAGTTGTCCAGTGGCTCTAAAGTGGCCTTGGCATCTCTATAAATGTTGCCATAAGCCTCTCGGTTTACAATTTGCACAAGGATGCAGATCACCAAAGGAATCCCTGTAGGAACAGTTCAAACACATGACCtcagaaaataatatttgtAGCCTCTAATGTCATTTATTTGAAACTTTTTATGGGTCACCAGTTTAAATCTTCCATGCAAAAACTTGGCTCACCCCATCCCAGAGCACAGAACTTGAGAATATAGGAGGGAATGTAGACATTGAACACTTTAACGAGGGCAAAGTACATGTTGACCGCCTCTAATCCCATCCAGGTGAAGGATGCCAGGAGGAAGTAGTGCAGCGTGGAGGCCACGGCCACGCACAGGCCGTACAGCCCCCACGACGACAGCCAGGAGTTGAGCAGGAACACCAGGTTCAAGCCcagcagggccagggagaggttgATGAGGATCTGGGAGGGGTAGTCTCTCCGGAGCTGTCTGGGAGGACCAAGGTGAACAAACATTATCAAGATAGTCATCAAACTAATGGAGATGCGCGTCATTTCATCATTGTGGGAAGTATTCCTACTTTAGGGTATTGATTAATACACACATGATTTACTAGTGAAGGAAGAAGTAGCAGTTACACCTACAGTATGtgttatgggtcaatgacgaataaggattttcaacaggtcaattttaaaataataaaaaaagaatatctattgcagtagttcaaacattaagaatttgtgtacacataaatttagttttttgtcaagatgaattggcactagccaaTGTAAAGGTAAAGGTAATGTGGtccaaccatgattcatattaaaataaattaatttccttaaaatcttgacatctttttttgacaagttttcagtattatacaaaaattgtTGCTTTTTTATGGTCacaccacatgatatttcataaaatggacatcagtcaaactttgtttgtatattatgatggaaatataaatacaaatgtgttacaatcttatacactacaagacatttcagaaatcgtgccagatagaagaagattgatttaaaaacatttagagtgatttaaaaaaaagttttcagaaCAAGAGTCGTGGTCGGaaggttgcaccacatgacattttgacgctcaaaacaacagcaaaatcccaaataactagtatattttgtaaaattcaagtgagtccatatgtggtaCAGGTAGTTTatatatctggtatttttttatccatttaaaccttttctgccctgcctctcacctaaaacctgcctctcacctaaaatgagctgggataggctccagcagacccccgtgaccccgcaagggataaagcgggtaagataatgaatgaatgaatgatgaatgaaCCTTTtctgaattggaaaaaaaaatctgtttttcagaaaatatagccatcacgtcattgaccctcATACACTGAAAAATGGCTGTTTGAGTAAACCTTTATGTTCCTTTTGAATCAAATTTGTGATGACATTTCTGCAGAAGAACATTGCTAGAATATTCATTTGATCTCAGCATCTCGGTGGTTTGAGTCCTACTCAAAAGCTGTGTAAGTGAGAACGGTGATTCCCAGGAACAGCGATGACACTCCACAGCCAGCGTAGGTGATGATGGTCAGGATCTGCTCATTAACCGGGTCCAACTCAGACCCTGAGACGTCCtgcaacagacacacacacacacacacacacacacgctgcttCATCAACAggatgtttgtttatttctcaGTGTCCCATTAATAGCTCTTGTGTCCCGCTGCTTCTACTGCCATGTTTAAACTGGCGTGAAAAACAGTAGAAATGAGAAGGCATCCTTCACTTGCAGTGAGATCTCCTTGGACGTCATACAGTCAAACAGCTGCCGAATACCACCTCAAAACCTGATATTAACTCCAGATCTGTGATGTGCCTACTTTGTCTTGAAgcaaaaagttaatttagtttcACTATCTGTACAAATACTTTCGAGCCCCTAAAAATGAAGGTACTTT encodes:
- the LOC133460215 gene encoding adhesion G-protein coupled receptor G4-like, coding for MEEQIRRLLETPYDNGSISIETEDIEICRILMFKCSAETQQTLKGLFRWPDASGGTNATHKCPKNPHRTATRHCKLSLLTHWMDPYLEDCHPVVETILDLDHVHVTPDNALHVVKMIEDLIGNHSSLNYEELETVLDKLKDIINASVVTPGLGQVLINIISDILESDSNLGPFTNTILNLTEAVGDTMVGYEGSYTLVAPAIAISVVDVVPGQFGGLSFGVSSDRNGTKPEIFINRYPFNGTVAFISLPPDLEQSFPQQDPDQNPPRVQFQFYSIPLLFNSSQEGQSLNTFVVSASVTNASSPITDLAEDVKVTLHHLIPVPNSLQKAVQCVYWNFNKNNGHGGWDDRGCREDNSSSEKTTCLCDHLTHFGVLLDVSGSELDPVNEQILTIITYAGCGVSSLFLGITVLTYTAFEQLRRDYPSQILINLSLALLGLNLVFLLNSWLSSWGLYGLCVAVASTLHYFLLASFTWMGLEAVNMYFALVKVFNVYIPSYILKFCALGWGIPLVICILVQIVNREAYGNIYRDAKATLEPLDNSDSFCWIQDDVTFYASVVSYAAMVLLLNTGVFVVVLIQIRQMQVNSPAGTRRGLMHDLKAVASLTLLLGLTWTMGFLTWGPGRIVLLYLFAGFNTLQGLFIFLFHCLMKENVRKQWRIHLCFGSFRIEEHSEWSNSASVGVTTKPRDNPASASVLSMRSVNSSSTESTSASSDSSQRDSSCRRPDLGLFVNSLAIPGDQRGPTDAGASYRGINTAPGWRNHLLDEQTQ